The Sphingomonas sanxanigenens DSM 19645 = NX02 genome includes a region encoding these proteins:
- a CDS encoding zinc-dependent alcohol dehydrogenase family protein: protein MGQMHAMQLDGPGKPLRMVARPLPVAGPADLLIKVAACGVCRTDLHVLDGEIPAHYPIIPGHEIVGRVLAVGEETAGFAIGQRVGVPWLGYTCGVCGYCRSGHENLCDQPQFTGCTRDGGYASHVVADARYCFALPDRFTDVEAAPLLCAGLIGWRALRLAGDARRIGLYGFGAAAHILTQVATWQGREVYAFTKPGDEDGQAFARSLGGIWAGSSEAAPPVQLDAALIFAPVGALVPAALKVVRKGGRVVCAGIHMSDIPAFPYADLWGERSILSVANLTREDGTSFFEMVEKAGIRTVTERFTLEHANEALQRLREGRLIGAAVICPDPEKFRS from the coding sequence ATGGGCCAGATGCATGCCATGCAGCTCGACGGACCCGGCAAGCCGCTGCGCATGGTCGCGCGGCCGTTGCCCGTTGCCGGTCCGGCGGATCTCCTGATCAAGGTGGCGGCCTGTGGTGTCTGCCGCACCGACCTCCATGTGCTCGACGGGGAAATCCCCGCCCATTACCCGATCATCCCGGGTCACGAGATCGTCGGCCGGGTGCTTGCCGTGGGCGAAGAAACCGCAGGTTTCGCGATCGGCCAACGCGTTGGCGTTCCGTGGCTCGGCTACACCTGCGGCGTCTGCGGCTATTGCAGGAGTGGGCACGAAAATCTCTGCGATCAGCCACAGTTTACCGGCTGTACCCGCGATGGGGGTTATGCCAGTCATGTCGTCGCGGACGCACGCTATTGCTTCGCGTTGCCGGACCGCTTTACCGACGTCGAGGCAGCGCCGCTATTGTGCGCGGGGCTGATCGGCTGGCGCGCACTGCGTCTTGCCGGCGACGCCCGGCGGATCGGGCTGTACGGTTTTGGCGCGGCCGCGCACATCCTCACCCAGGTCGCGACATGGCAGGGGCGTGAGGTCTATGCCTTCACTAAGCCGGGCGACGAAGACGGACAGGCGTTTGCTCGGTCGCTTGGCGGCATTTGGGCCGGGTCGTCCGAGGCCGCGCCTCCGGTTCAGCTCGATGCCGCGCTGATCTTTGCGCCCGTAGGGGCGCTGGTACCGGCCGCGCTGAAGGTCGTGCGCAAGGGTGGACGCGTTGTCTGCGCGGGCATTCATATGAGTGACATTCCTGCCTTCCCCTATGCCGATCTCTGGGGCGAGCGCTCGATCCTCTCGGTCGCCAACCTGACGCGCGAGGATGGCACTTCCTTCTTCGAGATGGTTGAAAAGGCGGGGATCAGGACCGTGACCGAACGGTTTACGCTGGAGCATGCGAACGAGGCATTGCAACGGTTGCGCGAGGGTCGGTTGATAGGTGCTGCGGTAATCTGTCCCGATCCGGAGAAATTTCGTTCCTGA
- a CDS encoding HdeD family acid-resistance protein, whose translation MIYTQGSRFGGSPASLEQRGAWGWFVALGMALVLLGASASANLFITTVAATFYVGAVMLVAGAFQIIHAFGVRKRTRFTFWALSGLLYLAAAAAMLLDPVFAATLLTLFLAVSLGLSGVLRLFIALTTRSLSRWGWMAVSAVASIAAALVIALGWPVNSIWVLGMVLSIDLLFQGIALLLIGLSLRNATFGTRASG comes from the coding sequence ATGATCTACACGCAAGGATCGCGCTTCGGCGGCAGCCCGGCTTCGCTCGAGCAGCGCGGCGCATGGGGCTGGTTCGTGGCGCTCGGCATGGCGCTCGTTCTGTTGGGCGCCTCTGCGTCCGCAAACCTGTTTATCACGACCGTTGCGGCGACTTTCTACGTCGGGGCCGTCATGCTGGTCGCTGGCGCGTTCCAGATTATCCATGCCTTCGGCGTCAGAAAAAGGACGCGATTCACATTTTGGGCTCTCAGCGGATTACTTTATCTTGCGGCCGCTGCCGCGATGTTGCTCGATCCCGTGTTCGCCGCCACCCTACTGACCCTGTTCCTCGCCGTCTCGCTCGGACTCTCCGGCGTTCTGCGTCTCTTCATCGCGCTTACAACGCGCTCGCTCTCCCGTTGGGGGTGGATGGCCGTCTCGGCCGTTGCGAGCATCGCCGCCGCGCTGGTGATTGCGCTTGGCTGGCCGGTTAATTCGATCTGGGTTCTCGGGATGGTGCTGTCCATCGACCTGCTGTTCCAGGGGATCGCCCTCCTCTTGATCGGCCTGTCCCTGCGTAACGCCACGTTCGGCACGCGCGCTTCGGGCTGA
- a CDS encoding zinc-dependent alcohol dehydrogenase family protein, with protein sequence MKALVYQGPGAKALEDRPKPEIRDAGDAVVRITRTTICGTDLHILKGDVATCAPGRILGHEGVGVVEAVGAGVSVFKPGDRVLISCVTACGRCDYCRRGMYSHCTTGGWILGNEIDGTQAEYVRIPHADTSLYPIPEGADEEALVMLSDILPTGFECGVLNGKVAPGGSVAIVGAGPIGLATLLTAQFYSPAQIIMIDLDDNRLEVARRFGATHVVNSADGKAADAVKALTEGRGVDAAIEAVGIPATFLLCQDIVAPGGVIANIGVHGSKVDLHLERLWSHNISITTRLVDTATTPMLLKTVQSKKIDPKLLITHRFALADILDAYDTFGRAAATQALKVIIEA encoded by the coding sequence ATGAAAGCGCTCGTTTATCAGGGTCCAGGCGCCAAGGCGCTCGAGGACCGGCCCAAGCCCGAAATCCGCGACGCCGGCGATGCGGTCGTTCGCATCACTCGGACGACGATCTGCGGGACGGACCTGCACATCCTGAAGGGCGACGTCGCGACCTGCGCGCCGGGCCGCATCCTCGGCCATGAAGGCGTGGGCGTGGTCGAGGCGGTCGGCGCGGGGGTCTCCGTCTTCAAGCCGGGCGACCGCGTGCTCATTTCGTGCGTCACCGCCTGCGGCCGGTGCGACTATTGCCGGCGCGGCATGTATTCGCATTGCACCACCGGCGGCTGGATCCTCGGCAACGAGATCGACGGCACCCAGGCCGAATATGTCCGAATCCCCCATGCCGACACCAGCCTTTACCCGATCCCCGAAGGCGCTGACGAGGAGGCGCTGGTGATGCTGAGCGACATCTTGCCGACCGGCTTCGAGTGCGGCGTGCTCAACGGGAAGGTCGCGCCGGGGGGCAGCGTCGCCATCGTCGGCGCGGGTCCGATCGGGCTCGCGACGCTGCTGACGGCGCAATTCTATTCTCCCGCCCAAATCATCATGATCGATCTCGACGACAACCGACTGGAAGTCGCCCGCCGTTTCGGCGCGACGCATGTCGTCAACAGCGCCGACGGGAAAGCGGCGGACGCGGTGAAGGCGCTCACCGAGGGACGCGGCGTCGACGCCGCGATCGAGGCTGTGGGCATTCCCGCCACCTTCCTGCTGTGCCAGGACATCGTGGCGCCGGGTGGCGTGATCGCCAATATCGGCGTCCACGGCTCCAAGGTCGATCTCCATCTTGAGCGGCTCTGGTCGCACAACATCTCGATCACGACGCGGCTGGTCGACACCGCGACGACGCCGATGTTGCTCAAGACGGTCCAATCGAAGAAAATCGATCCCAAGCTGCTGATCACGCATCGTTTCGCGCTGGCGGACATTCTTGACGCCTATGACACCTTCGGCCGCGCCGCGGCGACCCAGGCGCTGAAAGTGATCATAGAAGCTTGA
- a CDS encoding VIT1/CCC1 transporter family protein, which produces MTTGTDPGALPRYRSNLQGEVDGAAVYAALAESEADPKLAEVFHRLAAVEQAHGEFWRKRIEAGGDHFSPAPSASARILSWLAKRFGPAFVLPAIAASEARGSTAYDAQPEAKAAGLPADERSHAVLMRAAAGEGGLSGPTIALLEGRHRGGGNTLRAAVLGANDGLVSNLSLVMGVAGAAAADNTLLLTGLAGLVAGACSMAMGEWLSVTSSRELYQSQIATEAEELREVPEEEKEELILIYQAKGIAEPQARALAERLLSNEGTALDTLAREELGIDPDQLGGSAWTAASWSFLLFAGGAIIPVAPFLLLSGRPALIVSLAASGLALALIGAGTSLFTGRSALFSAARQLAIGIAAAVVTYGAGAIVGVSLG; this is translated from the coding sequence TTGACCACCGGGACCGACCCTGGCGCCCTGCCGCGCTATCGCTCCAATCTTCAGGGCGAGGTCGACGGCGCGGCGGTCTATGCGGCGCTGGCCGAGAGCGAGGCCGATCCAAAGCTGGCCGAGGTGTTCCACCGGCTCGCCGCGGTCGAGCAGGCCCATGGCGAGTTCTGGCGGAAGCGGATCGAAGCAGGCGGCGACCATTTTTCGCCTGCTCCCTCCGCAAGCGCACGCATCCTCTCCTGGTTGGCGAAGCGATTCGGACCGGCTTTCGTCCTGCCGGCGATCGCGGCCAGCGAGGCGCGCGGCAGCACGGCCTATGACGCACAGCCCGAGGCGAAAGCCGCCGGGCTACCGGCCGATGAGCGATCGCATGCCGTGCTGATGCGGGCGGCCGCCGGCGAAGGAGGTCTCTCAGGACCGACGATCGCGCTCCTCGAGGGACGCCACCGTGGCGGCGGCAACACATTGCGCGCCGCCGTGCTCGGGGCCAATGACGGTCTCGTCTCCAATCTCAGCCTCGTGATGGGGGTGGCCGGCGCCGCCGCGGCAGACAATACGCTGCTGCTCACGGGACTTGCCGGTCTTGTCGCCGGTGCCTGCTCGATGGCGATGGGCGAATGGCTGTCGGTCACAAGCTCGCGCGAACTTTACCAGAGCCAGATCGCGACCGAAGCAGAGGAACTGCGCGAGGTTCCTGAGGAGGAGAAGGAGGAACTGATCCTCATCTATCAGGCCAAGGGCATTGCCGAACCGCAGGCGCGCGCGCTGGCGGAGCGGCTGCTGAGCAATGAAGGAACAGCGCTCGACACGCTGGCGCGCGAAGAACTGGGGATCGATCCGGATCAACTCGGCGGGTCCGCATGGACGGCGGCGAGCTGGTCGTTCCTGCTCTTTGCGGGCGGCGCCATCATCCCCGTGGCGCCGTTCCTGCTGCTCTCCGGGCGACCGGCGCTGATTGTCAGCCTGGCCGCCAGCGGCCTTGCTCTCGCGCTGATCGGCGCCGGCACAAGTCTATTTACCGGCCGCTCCGCGCTGTTCTCGGCGGCCCGCCAGCTCGCCATCGGGATTGCCGCTGCCGTGGTCACCTATGGCGCGGGTGCAATCGTGGGCGTTTCGCTCGGCTGA
- a CDS encoding acetyl-CoA hydrolase/transferase family protein: MSAQDAARLIAPGTTVGMSGFTGSGYPKAVPLALAERIEAEHAAGNPFSLRVWTGASTGPELDGALARADGIEFRLPYNSDPIAREKINRGEMEYFDMHLSQVAPMAWQGFLGPLDTALVEISGIRPDGSLIPSSSVGNNKTWLDRASQVILEVNSWQNPALEGMHDIYYGTALPPHRVPIPLVRPDDRIGETGFRCDPAKIVAIVETDAPDRNLPFKAPDEDALTIAGHLLEFFRHEVARSRLPASLLPIQSGVGNIANAVLTGLVDSPFEDMTAYTEVIQDGMLDLLAAGKLRMASATAFSLSPEAAAGLNADMERFRDKMVLRPQEISNHPELIRRLGCIAMNGLIEADIYGNVNSTHVMGSRIQNGIGGSGDFARNAYVSIFMTPSLAKRGAISAIVPQVSHVDHINQDVQILVTEQGLADLRGLSPKQRARLIIEKCAHPRYRPALSDYFERALRSSYGKHSPSLLAEALSWHLRFVETGTMMA, from the coding sequence ATGAGCGCGCAGGATGCCGCGCGGTTGATCGCGCCCGGCACCACGGTGGGCATGAGCGGCTTCACGGGTTCCGGCTATCCCAAGGCGGTCCCGCTCGCCCTTGCGGAACGGATCGAGGCCGAGCATGCGGCAGGCAACCCCTTCTCGCTGCGCGTCTGGACCGGCGCCTCGACGGGGCCCGAACTCGACGGTGCGCTGGCCAGGGCCGACGGCATCGAGTTCCGCCTGCCCTATAATTCCGACCCGATCGCCCGCGAAAAGATCAACCGCGGCGAGATGGAATATTTCGACATGCATCTGAGCCAGGTCGCGCCGATGGCATGGCAGGGCTTCCTGGGTCCGCTGGACACGGCGTTGGTGGAGATCAGCGGTATCCGGCCGGACGGGTCGCTGATTCCGTCGTCGTCGGTCGGCAACAACAAGACGTGGCTGGACCGGGCGAGCCAGGTCATCCTCGAAGTGAACAGCTGGCAGAACCCGGCTCTCGAAGGCATGCACGACATCTATTATGGCACCGCCCTGCCCCCGCACCGCGTGCCGATCCCGCTCGTGCGGCCGGATGACAGGATCGGCGAGACTGGATTCCGGTGCGACCCCGCCAAAATCGTCGCCATCGTCGAAACGGACGCGCCCGACCGCAACCTGCCGTTCAAGGCGCCCGACGAGGATGCGCTGACCATAGCCGGGCACCTGCTGGAGTTCTTCCGTCATGAGGTCGCGCGGAGCCGATTGCCTGCGTCCCTGCTGCCGATCCAGTCGGGGGTGGGTAACATCGCCAACGCCGTGCTGACGGGCCTTGTCGACAGCCCGTTCGAGGACATGACCGCCTATACCGAGGTGATCCAGGACGGGATGCTGGACCTGCTTGCTGCCGGCAAGCTGCGCATGGCCTCCGCGACGGCCTTCTCGCTCAGCCCCGAGGCAGCCGCAGGTCTCAACGCCGACATGGAGCGTTTTAGGGACAAGATGGTGTTGCGTCCACAGGAGATCAGCAACCATCCCGAACTGATCCGCCGGCTGGGCTGCATCGCGATGAACGGGCTGATCGAAGCCGACATCTACGGCAACGTCAATTCCACTCATGTCATGGGCTCGCGCATCCAGAACGGCATTGGCGGATCGGGCGATTTCGCGCGCAACGCCTATGTGTCGATCTTCATGACGCCCTCGCTCGCCAAGCGCGGGGCGATCTCGGCCATCGTGCCGCAGGTGAGCCATGTCGACCACATCAACCAGGATGTTCAGATACTCGTGACCGAGCAGGGGCTGGCCGACCTGCGCGGTCTCTCGCCCAAGCAGCGCGCGCGACTGATCATCGAGAAATGCGCGCATCCTCGCTACAGGCCGGCGCTGTCCGATTATTTCGAGCGGGCCTTGCGGTCATCCTACGGCAAGCACTCGCCGTCCCTGTTGGCTGAAGCCCTGTCATGGCACCTGCGCTTCGTGGAGACGGGCACGATGATGGCCTGA
- the mgtA gene encoding magnesium-translocating P-type ATPase: protein MTDPQAFWQATPDDSLRTLAATRDGLSSDEAAARLERDGLNEISAAKQRHLLLDLLRRLGNPLIAILLVAAGIAGATGDMASFAIIFIVVVLSTALDLVQEHRAEATAEALKQAIALHATVLRDGKPIELPVRELVAGDIVMLAAGDLVPADGIVLAANGAQVNEALLTGEPYPVEKQIEPVMTAETPADARNALFHGTSLIGGTATMLVVQTGLRTRFGAIARSLAGKQPATAFEHGIHKLGTLIVRLTIFLVLFVLLAHLALGRPPLQSFLFAMALAVGLTPELLPMIMTVALGRGAQRMAKAKVVVKRLSAIHDLGQMDILCTDKTGTLTEARITLVGHPGIDGEDDERVAELAAVNARFETGLKSPLDQALVLHMTGRSLEDWRKLDERPFDFERRRVAVLAEQGSERIEIVKGAPETLLALCTRAQDRSGALLPLDDGLRARLCALRDDRAAQGLRLLAIAWKPAAGQERIDAHGEDELVFAGYCVFVDPPKPSATTAVARLEAAGIRIKVISGDAAPVIQHLVAALALPVEGILTGEEIAKLNDSALAARVEQVDLFARVTPDQKTRIVRALRARGHTVGFIGDGINDAPAIRAADVGLSVDGATDVAREAADMILLAPDLGVLADGVAEGRRTYANIMKYVRMGTSSNFGNMLTMAVASLFLPFLPLTPVQVLLNNLLYDLSEIGIPFDTADSDDLARPQGWDMRGLVRFTAIMGPLSSLFDLATFALLLGVFHVGIPEFRTAWFMESMLTQILVVFVIRTSRPAWSSRPHIVLTVTALAGLAAALLLPLLPSAGLLGFTMPGGTIFGAIALLVVGYLVSAECLKRYALRPVKSAHR, encoded by the coding sequence GTGACCGATCCGCAGGCGTTCTGGCAAGCCACGCCCGACGATTCTCTTCGCACGCTCGCCGCGACCCGCGACGGGCTGTCGTCGGATGAGGCGGCCGCGCGCCTCGAGCGGGACGGGCTGAACGAGATATCCGCGGCGAAGCAGCGGCATCTCCTGCTCGACCTCCTGCGCCGCCTCGGCAATCCTCTGATCGCCATCCTGCTCGTGGCCGCCGGCATAGCCGGGGCGACCGGCGACATGGCGAGCTTTGCGATCATCTTCATCGTCGTCGTGCTGTCTACCGCCCTCGATCTCGTCCAGGAGCACAGGGCCGAAGCGACGGCGGAAGCCCTCAAGCAGGCGATCGCCCTTCATGCGACCGTGCTGCGCGATGGCAAGCCGATCGAGTTGCCCGTGCGCGAGCTGGTGGCTGGCGATATCGTCATGCTTGCGGCGGGCGATCTCGTCCCTGCCGATGGCATAGTCCTGGCGGCAAACGGCGCGCAGGTGAACGAGGCGCTGCTGACCGGCGAGCCTTATCCGGTCGAGAAGCAGATCGAGCCCGTCATGACCGCCGAGACGCCGGCCGACGCGCGCAACGCGCTGTTCCACGGGACATCACTCATCGGCGGCACGGCGACGATGCTCGTCGTCCAGACCGGTTTGCGCACGCGCTTCGGCGCGATCGCGCGTTCGCTCGCCGGCAAGCAGCCGGCGACCGCGTTCGAACATGGCATCCACAAACTTGGCACATTGATCGTGCGGCTCACGATCTTCCTCGTATTGTTCGTGCTGCTCGCCCATCTGGCCCTCGGCCGGCCGCCACTACAGTCCTTCCTGTTCGCGATGGCGCTCGCGGTGGGCCTGACGCCCGAGCTTTTGCCGATGATCATGACCGTCGCGCTCGGGCGCGGCGCTCAGCGGATGGCGAAAGCCAAAGTGGTGGTGAAGCGGCTGTCCGCGATCCACGACCTCGGCCAGATGGACATATTGTGCACCGACAAGACCGGCACACTCACCGAGGCGCGGATCACGCTCGTCGGCCATCCAGGCATCGACGGCGAGGATGACGAGCGGGTGGCGGAGCTGGCGGCGGTCAACGCCCGCTTCGAGACCGGCCTGAAAAGTCCGCTTGACCAGGCGCTGGTGCTCCACATGACTGGCCGCTCGCTCGAGGACTGGCGCAAGCTGGACGAACGGCCGTTCGATTTCGAGCGGCGACGCGTGGCGGTCCTGGCCGAGCAAGGAAGCGAGCGGATCGAGATCGTCAAGGGCGCGCCCGAGACACTGCTTGCCCTGTGCACGAGAGCGCAGGACCGGTCGGGGGCACTTCTGCCACTTGACGATGGATTGCGCGCGCGGCTGTGCGCATTGCGGGACGATCGGGCTGCACAGGGGCTCAGACTGCTCGCCATCGCATGGAAGCCGGCCGCCGGACAGGAGCGCATCGACGCACACGGCGAAGACGAACTCGTCTTCGCTGGCTATTGCGTGTTCGTCGACCCGCCCAAGCCCAGCGCCACAACCGCAGTCGCCCGGCTCGAAGCGGCGGGCATCCGCATCAAGGTGATTTCGGGTGACGCTGCGCCGGTGATCCAGCATCTCGTGGCGGCGCTCGCCCTGCCGGTCGAAGGTATTTTGACCGGCGAAGAGATCGCGAAGCTGAATGATTCAGCACTCGCTGCCCGCGTGGAACAGGTCGACCTTTTCGCCCGCGTCACGCCCGACCAGAAGACACGGATCGTGCGGGCGCTCCGTGCGCGCGGCCACACGGTGGGCTTCATCGGCGACGGCATCAACGACGCGCCGGCGATCCGCGCCGCGGATGTCGGCCTGTCGGTCGACGGCGCCACCGACGTGGCACGCGAGGCAGCCGACATGATCCTGCTCGCGCCCGATCTCGGCGTGCTCGCCGACGGCGTCGCCGAGGGGCGGCGAACCTATGCCAACATCATGAAATATGTCCGGATGGGAACGAGCTCCAACTTCGGCAACATGCTGACCATGGCGGTCGCGTCGCTGTTCCTGCCGTTTCTGCCGCTCACACCGGTGCAGGTCCTGCTGAACAACCTTCTCTACGACTTGTCCGAGATCGGCATCCCGTTCGACACCGCCGATAGCGACGATCTGGCGCGTCCGCAGGGATGGGATATGAGGGGGCTGGTACGCTTCACCGCGATCATGGGACCGCTTTCATCGCTCTTCGACTTGGCTACCTTTGCGCTTCTGCTCGGCGTCTTCCACGTCGGCATCCCGGAGTTTCGCACAGCCTGGTTCATGGAATCGATGCTGACGCAGATCCTCGTGGTCTTCGTGATCCGCACATCCCGCCCGGCCTGGTCGAGCCGGCCGCACATCGTGCTGACCGTCACGGCGCTGGCCGGCCTTGCGGCGGCGCTGCTGCTGCCGCTACTCCCCTCGGCCGGTCTGCTCGGCTTCACGATGCCAGGCGGAACCATATTCGGCGCCATCGCACTGCTGGTGGTCGGCTATTTGGTAAGTGCGGAGTGCCTCAAGCGATACGCTTTGCGGCCGGTGAAGTCCGCGCATCGATGA
- a CDS encoding Bax inhibitor-1/YccA family protein encodes MSAVYLHMAGGVILSAAFALLVAYSRSLTDALFTADGLTIIGWIVTLAPLGIVILLGASVDRLSALTARAIFMLYAALVGLSLGSVLLSYSSDSVAYTFVAAAAGFAVLALAGAITGKDLSGLGAFFTIALVGLIMTMLLNLFVRSGTLDLLTSAVGILLFAGLTAFDAQRLKRQYEKGAADGRSGAAVMGALTLYLDFLNLFLSLLRFSGREPR; translated from the coding sequence TTGAGCGCGGTCTATCTCCACATGGCAGGCGGCGTGATCCTATCGGCGGCGTTCGCCCTTCTGGTCGCCTACAGCCGATCGCTGACGGACGCGCTTTTCACTGCCGACGGGCTCACCATCATTGGATGGATCGTGACGCTGGCGCCCCTGGGAATCGTGATCCTGCTCGGCGCCAGCGTTGACCGGCTGTCCGCTTTGACGGCCAGGGCGATCTTCATGCTCTACGCCGCGCTCGTCGGACTGTCGCTCGGCAGCGTGCTGCTTTCCTACAGCAGCGACAGCGTCGCTTATACCTTCGTTGCCGCTGCTGCCGGGTTTGCCGTGCTCGCGCTGGCTGGCGCGATCACGGGCAAGGATCTATCGGGGCTGGGTGCATTCTTCACAATCGCGCTCGTCGGGCTCATCATGACAATGCTGCTCAATCTGTTCGTGCGCTCAGGCACGCTCGATCTGCTCACCTCGGCCGTCGGCATCCTGCTGTTTGCGGGGCTCACCGCATTCGACGCACAGCGATTAAAGCGTCAGTATGAGAAGGGCGCCGCGGATGGGCGCAGTGGCGCTGCGGTAATGGGTGCGCTGACGCTCTACCTCGACTTCCTGAACCTGTTCCTGTCCTTGCTGCGGTTCAGCGGACGGGAGCCGCGGTGA